TAATTATCACTACTGGACCATCTTCCGGACCTTCAAATCCCATTTCCCCCAAAAGAAAACCGCGATTTACAGTAGCTGGGAAGATAACCGCACCAAACTCGTGGGCGACCGCCTGGAAGCCACCGGCAATCTCGCCATCGATATCAAAGCCGACGGCTTCGAACTGGATACGGTCCGATTCCCGCACGATCGTAAAAAGGCCTACATGGAACGGATCGACGCGCATGTGGCCGATGTGGCCGCCAAATCCCTCCGTGAACACGCCCCCGACCTCAGCTGGGTGTACCTCGAATATACCGACGACATGGGCCATATGTACGGCGACAGCCCTGAGTTCATCGCTTCCATCCAAAAAATGGACGAAAAGGTGGGCCAGATCTGGAAAGCGGTGCAATACCGCCAGCAACGGTTCAAGGAAGAATGGCTGATTGTCATTACCACCGACCACGGCCGCGACGAAAACTCGGGTAAGCATCATGGCGGGCAGTCGTTCCGCGAGCGCTCCGGCTGGATCATTTCCAATATCAAACAACCGAATACCTACGCGAAAATATCCTACCCCGGTGTGGTGGATATCATGCCTACCATCGCACGATTCCTGCAACTGCCGCTGCCGCAGCATGTAGCCCGCGAGTCCGACGGGATCGCGTTGTCGGGGAAGATTTCCGTAGCGCATCCCCAGGTGCATCACTACAACGGCACGCTGGATATTTCCTGGGTGAGCCCCGATCCCGGCGGTAACGTGAAAATCTGGGTGGCTACCACCAACGCATACAAAACCGGCGGCACCGACGAATACCGCCTCCTGGCGGAAGTGCCCGCCGCGCAGCGGCATGCCGTTGTGAATGTGAAAGACCTGCCTTCGGAATTCTACAAAGTAGTGCTGGAAGGGAAGGAAAATACGATCAACCGCTGGTGGCTGAAGAATTAAGCTTCTTCCTTCTTTCCAAAATTAGGTGGAAAGACGGTACGTTGGCAAAAAATGTGGCGTCATGTATATAAA
Above is a genomic segment from Chitinophaga pollutisoli containing:
- a CDS encoding alkaline phosphatase family protein → MKQILTICLALLTGAATAQQRKAVFIIVDGISADVLETQPVPNLSSIIQSGSYLRAYVGGEKGGYTQTPTISAVGYNSVLTGTWVNKHNVWDNDIKDPNYHYWTIFRTFKSHFPQKKTAIYSSWEDNRTKLVGDRLEATGNLAIDIKADGFELDTVRFPHDRKKAYMERIDAHVADVAAKSLREHAPDLSWVYLEYTDDMGHMYGDSPEFIASIQKMDEKVGQIWKAVQYRQQRFKEEWLIVITTDHGRDENSGKHHGGQSFRERSGWIISNIKQPNTYAKISYPGVVDIMPTIARFLQLPLPQHVARESDGIALSGKISVAHPQVHHYNGTLDISWVSPDPGGNVKIWVATTNAYKTGGTDEYRLLAEVPAAQRHAVVNVKDLPSEFYKVVLEGKENTINRWWLKN